The Christiangramia flava JLT2011 region AATGAACTTGCAAACACTTTTGATTTTATCCATCAAAACAGCCGATTGTTCACTGGCTTTCATCCTGGAGCGATCTTTATTGAACGCCCTGAAAATGAAATAGGCGACCACAGCTCCAACGGCAAGACCAATAAAAAGTAAATCCATATTAATTATCTAAATTCCCTAAATGGGTATTTTTAAAACCTGATTCATATTTGAGGCCATAACCCAGCATCCGGTCAAAACTCGCATGAGTGAACAGGATGATCCCGGCTATTTCCAAAGCGGCAGACATCAAAGCCAGTCCGCAAACAAAAATTACGATCGCCAGGCCTTTATGATGAAACGCATTATAGGTCCAGGCGCCCACTTTACTGTTCCAAAGATATCCCAGCATTCCAATATCGGGAAGAAAAAATAATCCCGCAAACCACCACCAGCTATAGTCGAGCCTGGAAAATGCAAAAATCCCCAGTAGGAACATGGCCGTTTCTTCCAGTTTTGAGAGGCTTTTCATAGGTTTAGGATTTTATACAAAACCGGTTTGCAGGGAGCTGCGTCGTTTAAAAATGAGGCCGGCTGAAGGTTTAAAAAGTACTCCCCATCTTCGATCTTATTGGGAACATAGATCAGTTCAGTGATCGTGGCATCATAACGGGTCTGCTTCGGAAAGTTCCAAAAAGCCTTATGAGCCAGCAATTTTCCGTCGTCTTTTTCTTTATCTACTGAAGGTTGATCAATGAGCAAATGCCTGATGCCTTTTTCCCTGATCAGGACACTGGCAGCCTCCTCGAGATAGGGCCAATTGGAATGCGAATACTGCCTGCTGATTTTCCCAATGTAATTCGGAAGCGTTCTAATAACTAAGGCTTCACCTTCAAAACCTGAAAGTTTCTTTTCCAGCATGGCTTTGGTA contains the following coding sequences:
- a CDS encoding cyclase family protein; translation: MLAKIQYQSAELEIDFSKPLDISISLRGDDKNPVAWYLKHPEISPVRDGNFIGKVSEGASVNFNNIWFNPHAHSTHTECVGHISREFESLEKHLKTYFFRSRLISVEPEKKGADQVITKAMLEKKLSGFEGEALVIRTLPNYIGKISRQYSHSNWPYLEEAASVLIREKGIRHLLIDQPSVDKEKDDGKLLAHKAFWNFPKQTRYDATITELIYVPNKIEDGEYFLNLQPASFLNDAAPCKPVLYKILNL
- a CDS encoding DUF4260 domain-containing protein, encoding MKSLSKLEETAMFLLGIFAFSRLDYSWWWFAGLFFLPDIGMLGYLWNSKVGAWTYNAFHHKGLAIVIFVCGLALMSAALEIAGIILFTHASFDRMLGYGLKYESGFKNTHLGNLDN